One uncultured Hyphomonas sp. genomic region harbors:
- a CDS encoding SLC13 family permease — protein MLAEFLSNWPMWASLGVVIAAICFYMLDRWSMELVSVCVIAGLLVLFTLPGAHGEDGTPISAQDLLSGFGNPALITIMALLVVGQGLFQTGALEGPTKALLSGYDRRPRVTLLLAFLAVFVISAFVNNTPIVIMFLPVMSAIAHRMKSSASKLMMPLSFISIFAGMTTLIGTSTNLLAAEAFDRLEGRQLGFFEQSPMGLVLAAAGMVYLLIFSRFLLPVREGLTEDIAPTSSKQFLTQIEVTQGHFLEGKKPVAGMFTDLPDMTVRMIQRGERAFLPPYEDITLRPGDLVIVAATRAALQNVLSRQPDFLQQVWQSAGGDLDDSGKPRRLSLTEAVIAPGSRMVGRTVEMLGFRRLTRAVTLGIQRRSRMIRTKLGEIRLESGDTLLLCGPPDAFLEMRQSRDLILLEWSQTEIPLTTKTLAARAIALGLVISAASGLLSILHASVLGAVAMLITGCLNYRQASRSLDLRIFLVIGAALAMGMALEKTGAASAIAHMVVNVASPYGTLAVLSALFLAVAILTNLLSNAATAILFSPIALSAAHELNAADPLPFLLAVIYGANCSFATPIAYQTNMLVMGPGHYRFSDFVRFGGPLVFVLWCVFTLFAPWRFDL, from the coding sequence ATGCTCGCAGAATTCCTGTCCAATTGGCCTATGTGGGCGAGCCTCGGCGTCGTCATTGCCGCCATTTGTTTCTACATGCTGGACCGCTGGTCGATGGAGCTGGTCTCCGTCTGCGTGATCGCGGGACTGCTGGTACTGTTCACCCTGCCTGGCGCACATGGCGAGGATGGCACCCCGATCAGCGCGCAGGACCTGCTCTCGGGCTTCGGCAATCCGGCCCTGATCACCATCATGGCGCTGCTGGTCGTCGGCCAGGGCCTGTTCCAGACCGGCGCCCTCGAAGGCCCGACCAAGGCCCTCCTGTCCGGCTATGACCGCCGCCCCAGGGTGACGCTACTGCTGGCTTTCCTGGCCGTCTTCGTGATCAGCGCTTTCGTCAACAATACGCCGATCGTTATCATGTTCCTGCCGGTGATGAGCGCCATCGCCCACCGGATGAAGTCCTCGGCCTCCAAGCTGATGATGCCGCTCAGCTTCATTTCCATCTTCGCCGGGATGACCACGCTGATCGGGACATCGACCAACCTGCTGGCCGCCGAAGCCTTCGACCGGCTGGAAGGACGCCAGCTCGGTTTCTTCGAACAGTCGCCGATGGGTCTCGTCCTGGCCGCCGCCGGCATGGTCTATCTCTTGATCTTCTCGCGCTTCCTGCTGCCGGTCCGCGAGGGCCTGACAGAAGACATCGCGCCGACCTCATCGAAGCAGTTCCTGACCCAGATCGAAGTCACGCAGGGCCACTTCCTGGAGGGCAAGAAGCCCGTCGCCGGCATGTTCACGGACCTGCCGGACATGACCGTGCGCATGATCCAGCGCGGCGAGCGCGCTTTCCTGCCGCCCTATGAGGACATCACGCTGCGCCCCGGCGACCTTGTCATCGTTGCCGCCACACGCGCCGCCCTGCAGAACGTCCTCTCCAGGCAGCCGGACTTCCTCCAGCAGGTCTGGCAATCTGCCGGCGGAGACCTGGACGACAGCGGCAAGCCGCGCCGCCTGTCCCTGACAGAAGCCGTCATCGCGCCCGGCTCCCGCATGGTCGGCCGTACGGTGGAGATGCTGGGCTTCCGCCGCCTGACCCGCGCGGTCACGCTCGGTATCCAGCGCCGCAGCCGCATGATCCGCACAAAACTGGGCGAGATCCGGCTCGAATCCGGCGACACGCTGCTGCTCTGCGGCCCGCCCGATGCGTTCCTGGAGATGCGCCAGAGCCGCGACCTGATCCTGCTGGAATGGTCGCAGACCGAAATCCCGCTGACCACGAAGACGCTGGCCGCCCGGGCCATCGCCCTCGGCCTGGTCATCTCCGCTGCGTCCGGCCTGTTGTCGATCCTGCATGCTTCGGTGCTGGGCGCCGTGGCCATGCTGATCACCGGCTGCCTTAACTACCGTCAGGCCAGCCGCTCGCTGGACCTGCGCATCTTCCTCGTCATCGGGGCCGCGCTCGCCATGGGCATGGCGCTGGAGAAGACCGGCGCGGCCTCCGCCATCGCGCACATGGTGGTCAATGTCGCCTCGCCCTATGGCACGCTGGCCGTCCTGTCGGCGCTTTTCCTGGCGGTCGCCATCCTGACGAACCTGCTGTCGAACGCCGCCACGGCCATCCTGTTCTCGCCGATTGCGCTCTCAGCGGCGCACGAGCTGAACGCGGCGGACCCGCTGCCATTCCTGCTGGCGGTGATCTACGGCGCCAATTGCAGTTTCGCGACACCGATCGCCTATCAGACGAACATGCTGGTTATGGGCCCCGGCCATTACCGGTTCAGCGACTTTGTCCGCTTCGGCGGACCGCTTGTTTTCGTGCTTTGGTGCGTGTTTACGCTCTTCGCCCCTTGGCGGTTTGATCTGTAA
- a CDS encoding arginyltransferase produces MKFTDSKILPPGLERSLRFYVTNPSPCPYLPGRRERKAFTNLSITESDLVHNLLSQSGFRRSQTIAYRPACPRCNACRSVRVPTRDFIPSRNDRRAMQRNGSLVRHQVEAEPTREQYALLKAYLKTRHDGGGMSDMSYRDYAAMVGESPVKSLIFEYRDGPEDDAPLVACSITDVLHDGFSMVYTFFDPELESRGLGHFMILDHIRHAQDLGLPHVYLGYWVKGSPKMDYKRRYKPLEVLDGDRWRLLRDDE; encoded by the coding sequence ATGAAATTTACGGACTCGAAGATCCTGCCCCCCGGTCTGGAGCGTTCGTTGCGTTTTTACGTAACGAATCCGAGCCCTTGTCCGTATCTGCCGGGCCGGCGCGAGCGCAAGGCGTTCACGAATCTCTCGATCACCGAATCGGATCTCGTCCACAATCTGCTCAGCCAGTCGGGGTTCCGGCGCAGCCAGACCATCGCCTACCGGCCGGCCTGCCCGCGCTGTAATGCCTGCCGCAGTGTGCGCGTGCCGACGCGGGACTTCATCCCGTCGCGCAATGACCGGCGGGCCATGCAGCGCAATGGCAGCCTTGTGCGCCACCAGGTCGAGGCCGAACCGACGCGGGAGCAATACGCCCTGCTGAAGGCCTATCTGAAAACCCGCCACGATGGCGGCGGCATGTCGGACATGTCCTATCGCGACTATGCGGCCATGGTCGGCGAAAGCCCGGTCAAAAGCCTGATCTTCGAATACCGTGACGGGCCGGAAGACGACGCGCCGCTGGTCGCCTGCTCGATCACCGATGTGCTGCATGACGGCTTCTCGATGGTCTACACATTCTTCGACCCGGAACTGGAGAGCCGCGGGCTCGGCCATTTCATGATCCTGGATCATATCCGGCATGCGCAGGACCTCGGCCTGCCGCACGTTTATCTGGGCTATTGGGTCAAGGGCAGCCCGAAAATGGATTACAAACGCCGTTACAAACCGCTCGAAGTGCTCGACGGAGACCGCTGGAGGCTGCTCCGCGACGACGAATAG
- a CDS encoding TRAP transporter substrate-binding protein — MINRRNLVGAGVLGLGGAAAAFANPSTTPLAGTPAITRNRRRLNMVTTWPKGLPGLGEAAERVARRIMAETDGVIEVKVFAAGELVPAFECFDAVANGSADMYHGAEYYWTAKSPAYPFFTAVPFGMTAQEIMGWIDFGGGQELWDELSGQFGVKAFQAANSGHQMGGWFRKEINSLDDLVGLKMRIPGQGGDVLRALGGSSIAIPGGEIYQSLQTGAIDATEWVGPWNDYYLGFYREAPYYYGPGFHEPGSSLACGINRRVWDNFSPGEQAVIKAACESVNHTSLGEFTYQNSVHLDLLVNEHNVQLRSFPPEVVTAMAEAAWDVRAASGKDGIEKRIYESFEKSLKLMRGWSTISDGAYYAARDANK; from the coding sequence ATGATCAACAGACGTAACCTCGTTGGCGCGGGCGTGCTTGGCCTTGGCGGCGCAGCAGCCGCCTTTGCCAATCCCAGCACCACCCCGCTGGCCGGCACCCCGGCGATCACCCGCAACCGCCGCCGGCTGAACATGGTCACCACCTGGCCGAAGGGCCTGCCCGGTCTCGGCGAAGCAGCCGAGCGCGTTGCCCGCCGCATCATGGCCGAGACCGATGGCGTGATCGAGGTGAAGGTCTTCGCCGCGGGCGAACTGGTCCCGGCTTTCGAATGTTTCGACGCGGTCGCGAACGGCTCGGCCGACATGTATCACGGCGCCGAATATTACTGGACGGCCAAATCCCCCGCCTATCCCTTCTTCACCGCTGTGCCCTTCGGCATGACGGCGCAGGAGATCATGGGCTGGATCGATTTCGGCGGCGGACAGGAACTCTGGGACGAGCTTTCCGGCCAGTTCGGCGTGAAGGCGTTCCAGGCGGCCAATTCCGGTCACCAGATGGGCGGCTGGTTCCGCAAGGAGATCAACAGCCTCGACGATCTTGTCGGCCTCAAGATGCGCATTCCGGGACAGGGCGGCGACGTGCTGCGCGCGCTCGGCGGCTCGTCCATCGCCATTCCGGGCGGGGAAATCTACCAGTCGCTGCAGACCGGCGCCATCGACGCGACCGAATGGGTCGGCCCGTGGAACGACTATTATCTCGGCTTCTACCGGGAGGCGCCCTATTATTACGGCCCGGGCTTCCATGAGCCCGGCTCCAGCCTCGCCTGCGGCATCAACCGGCGCGTCTGGGACAATTTCTCGCCGGGCGAACAGGCCGTCATCAAGGCCGCCTGCGAAAGCGTGAACCACACTTCGCTGGGGGAGTTCACCTATCAGAACTCGGTCCATCTCGACCTCCTGGTCAACGAACACAATGTGCAGCTGCGCAGCTTCCCGCCGGAAGTCGTCACCGCCATGGCCGAAGCGGCCTGGGACGTGCGCGCCGCCTCCGGCAAGGACGGGATCGAGAAGCGTATCTATGAGAGCTTCGAGAAATCGCTGAAGCTGATGCGCGGCTGGTCGACGATTTCGGACGGCGCCTATTATGCCGCCCGCGACGCAAACAAATAG
- a CDS encoding TRAP transporter small permease subunit — MDPAFFLHLGAILKWIGIALLPVFLLPLITLVVPGLVEGLSKRVSAIIDSISGIALGGAIASALLLVLFQLSVVVLRYTYGISFTWLNELVIYAFAAMFMLGSAATLRDDGHVRVDILRPRFGADGRNWIELAGIYFFLFPICIRLLTTGEQGLARAWSLFEGSSESDGLPFLYLFKTLVPAFAVLMLAQGLSEALKAALRLTGKLENEAPATSTTESAHGA; from the coding sequence ATGGATCCGGCCTTCTTCCTTCACCTCGGCGCCATCCTGAAATGGATTGGCATCGCGCTGTTGCCCGTCTTCCTTCTGCCGCTGATCACGCTGGTCGTGCCGGGTCTGGTCGAGGGCCTGTCGAAACGCGTCAGCGCCATCATCGATTCCATCAGCGGCATCGCCCTCGGCGGGGCCATCGCCAGCGCGCTTCTGCTGGTCCTGTTCCAGCTCTCCGTGGTCGTGCTGAGATACACCTATGGCATCAGCTTCACATGGCTGAATGAGCTGGTGATCTATGCTTTCGCGGCAATGTTCATGCTCGGCTCGGCGGCGACGCTGCGCGATGACGGACACGTCCGGGTCGACATCCTGCGCCCGCGCTTCGGCGCCGATGGCCGCAACTGGATCGAGCTGGCGGGTATCTATTTCTTCCTCTTCCCGATCTGTATCCGCCTCCTGACGACTGGCGAACAGGGTCTTGCCCGCGCCTGGTCGCTGTTCGAGGGCTCCAGCGAGTCCGACGGCCTGCCCTTCCTGTACCTGTTCAAGACGCTGGTCCCGGCCTTTGCCGTGCTGATGCTGGCGCAGGGCCTGTCGGAAGCGCTGAAGGCGGCGCTGCGCCTGACCGGCAAGCTGGAGAACGAAGCCCCGGCCACCTCCACGACGGAGAGCGCCCATGGAGCTTGA
- a CDS encoding TRAP transporter large permease subunit, with the protein MELEIILALLMFASAIGALLMGYPVALTLGGVALIYALIGIGLGVFPEPLLRSLPSRIQGGSIMQNTTLIAVPLFVLMGVVLERSRVAEDLLHIASRLLGKLNGGLGYAVVLVGALLAASTGIVGATVITMTLIALPTMLKQGYDPRLASGTIAASGTLGQIIPPSIVLILLADAVSNAASQASLSGGGKSLVVSVGDLFAGALIPGILLVGLYLAWIAFNAVTQPKRCPAVTVDDDTAPLSFKEVAFGFGAPLALIFAVLGAILGGVAPPTEAAAIGASGAILLAGLRLAREAGSRLAPVILAGLASLILVLIVRNTMDLRLGVEQMSAANMAGVTLTLLATLIFFAAIGAGLLVLRRMRQLMPALKSATHITSMVFLILIGASLFSLVFRGFGGDDIVKDVLHAMPGGRWGALLMTMIVMFVLGFFLDFIEIVFVVVPLVAPPLILLGFDPVWLAILMALNLQTSFLTPPFGFALFYLRGAAPPEVSTMQIWRGAIPFIALQLIMIALVATLPGLATWLPSLVAK; encoded by the coding sequence ATGGAGCTTGAGATCATCCTTGCCCTGCTCATGTTCGCCAGCGCCATCGGCGCGCTGCTGATGGGCTATCCCGTGGCGCTGACGCTTGGCGGCGTCGCACTGATCTATGCCCTGATCGGCATCGGCCTCGGCGTCTTCCCGGAACCGCTGCTGCGCTCCCTGCCCAGCCGCATCCAGGGCGGCTCGATCATGCAGAACACGACGCTGATCGCCGTGCCCCTGTTCGTGCTGATGGGCGTGGTCCTCGAACGCTCGCGCGTGGCCGAAGACCTGCTGCATATCGCCAGCCGCCTCCTCGGCAAGCTGAATGGCGGCCTCGGCTATGCCGTGGTCCTCGTCGGTGCCCTGCTCGCCGCTTCTACCGGGATTGTCGGCGCGACCGTCATCACCATGACGCTGATCGCCCTGCCCACCATGCTGAAGCAGGGTTACGACCCCCGCCTTGCCAGCGGCACCATCGCCGCCTCCGGCACGCTCGGCCAGATCATTCCGCCGTCCATCGTGCTGATCCTGCTGGCCGATGCGGTCTCCAACGCGGCCAGCCAGGCCAGCCTGTCGGGTGGCGGCAAGTCGCTCGTCGTCTCCGTCGGCGACCTGTTCGCGGGCGCGCTGATCCCCGGCATCCTGCTGGTCGGGCTTTACCTCGCCTGGATCGCGTTCAACGCCGTGACCCAGCCGAAGCGCTGCCCGGCGGTGACCGTGGATGATGACACCGCCCCGCTCAGTTTCAAGGAAGTCGCCTTCGGCTTCGGCGCGCCGCTGGCGCTGATCTTCGCCGTGCTCGGCGCCATTCTCGGCGGCGTGGCTCCGCCGACAGAGGCTGCGGCCATCGGCGCCTCGGGCGCCATCCTGCTGGCCGGTCTGCGACTCGCCCGCGAAGCCGGCAGCCGCCTCGCCCCGGTCATCCTGGCGGGCCTCGCCAGCCTCATCCTCGTCCTCATCGTGCGCAACACGATGGACCTGCGCCTCGGCGTGGAACAGATGAGCGCCGCCAACATGGCCGGCGTGACCCTCACCCTGCTCGCCACCCTCATCTTCTTCGCAGCCATCGGGGCCGGCCTGCTCGTCCTGCGCCGCATGCGCCAGCTGATGCCTGCGCTGAAATCGGCGACGCACATCACATCGATGGTCTTCCTCATCCTGATCGGCGCATCCCTCTTCAGCCTTGTCTTCCGCGGCTTCGGCGGCGACGACATTGTGAAGGACGTGCTGCACGCCATGCCGGGCGGCCGCTGGGGCGCCCTCCTGATGACCATGATTGTCATGTTCGTGCTGGGCTTCTTCCTCGACTTTATCGAGATCGTGTTCGTGGTCGTGCCGCTGGTCGCCCCGCCGTTGATCCTGCTCGGCTTCGACCCGGTCTGGCTGGCCATCCTGATGGCGCTGAACCTGCAGACCAGCTTCCTGACGCCGCCCTTCGGCTTTGCCCTGTTCTACCTGCGCGGCGCCGCCCCGCCGGAAGTCAGCACAATGCAGATCTGGCGCGGGGCCATCCCGTTCATTGCGCTGCAGCTGATCATGATCGCGCTGGTCGCCACCCTGCCGGGCCTCGCTACCTGGCTCCCCTCGCTCGTCGCCAAGTAA
- a CDS encoding aminotransferase class I/II-fold pyridoxal phosphate-dependent enzyme codes for MGQDIDPFRAITISKRAHELKEEGRSILHMEFGQPSTPAPKAAIARSHEVLDTDPMGYWESQPLKARICQHYKDMYGVDLTPGRLAITNGASPALVLALATAFSPGDRIAFARPGYVAYRNTVRALNFEGVEIPCGEDTRYQLSAAALDALDPAPQGVIIASPANPTGTIIPASELAAIAEVAKAKGIRIISDEIYHGLSFGPEIHSMLEYAPDAFIVNSFSKYFSMAPWRLGWLVSPPDMTRRTGAYIGNLFLTAPSLSQHAGLAAMDAREELDGHVEVYRRNRELMLEALPKLGLEKIAPPDGAFYIYADVSRFTDDSLAFCLKLLEETGVATAPGVDFDPVDGKHHMRFSFALSTPQIEEAIARLVPWFGAL; via the coding sequence ATGGGACAAGACATCGATCCGTTCCGCGCGATCACGATTTCCAAACGCGCGCATGAACTGAAGGAAGAGGGCCGCAGCATCCTGCATATGGAGTTCGGCCAGCCCTCCACACCGGCCCCGAAAGCCGCCATCGCGCGCAGCCACGAGGTGCTGGACACAGACCCGATGGGCTACTGGGAAAGCCAGCCCCTGAAGGCGCGCATCTGCCAGCACTACAAGGACATGTACGGTGTGGACCTGACACCTGGCCGGCTGGCCATCACGAACGGCGCCTCGCCTGCCCTTGTGCTGGCGCTCGCCACGGCCTTCTCGCCCGGTGACCGCATCGCCTTTGCCCGGCCGGGCTATGTCGCCTATCGCAACACGGTCCGTGCCCTGAACTTTGAAGGCGTGGAAATCCCTTGCGGCGAAGACACGCGCTACCAGCTGTCCGCCGCCGCCCTCGACGCGCTGGACCCGGCGCCGCAGGGCGTCATCATCGCCAGCCCGGCGAACCCGACCGGCACGATCATCCCGGCCTCGGAACTTGCCGCCATCGCAGAGGTGGCCAAGGCAAAAGGCATCCGCATCATTTCAGACGAGATCTATCACGGGCTGAGCTTCGGGCCGGAGATCCATTCCATGCTGGAATATGCGCCGGATGCCTTCATCGTGAACTCTTTCTCGAAATACTTCTCCATGGCGCCCTGGCGGCTCGGCTGGCTGGTCTCCCCGCCGGACATGACCCGCCGCACCGGTGCCTATATCGGCAACCTGTTCCTCACCGCGCCGTCGCTGTCACAGCATGCCGGCCTTGCCGCCATGGACGCGCGCGAGGAGCTGGACGGCCATGTCGAGGTCTACCGCCGCAACCGCGAACTGATGCTGGAAGCGCTGCCAAAGCTCGGCCTCGAAAAGATCGCCCCGCCGGATGGGGCTTTCTATATCTATGCGGACGTTTCCCGCTTCACCGATGACAGCCTCGCCTTCTGCCTGAAGCTGCTGGAAGAGACCGGCGTCGCCACAGCCCCCGGCGTCGATTTCGACCCCGTGGACGGCAAGCACCACATGCGCTTCTCCTTCGCGCTTTCCACGCCGCAGATCGAGGAAGCCATCGCGCGTCTGGTGCCGTGGTTCGGCGCGCTATAG
- a CDS encoding DUF4440 domain-containing protein yields the protein MNSASFRTWHGLSAALATLGMVSFTACASLQPAPAPQQSEQEARGEVDATRARFMAAMAASDFAALAEIVDPDAVMIGAGSAGHLEMYAAAGEGLAPEYRIEISPQEFVMMDQEWTFERGTTIQSWQPEGTEERVEVRNSYLLILRNSDGQWKPYREVASALPPPGGWPEDGE from the coding sequence ATGAATTCAGCATCATTTCGCACATGGCATGGACTGTCCGCGGCGCTGGCCACTCTGGGCATGGTGTCATTTACCGCCTGTGCCAGCCTGCAACCAGCCCCGGCCCCGCAGCAATCGGAGCAGGAAGCCCGCGGTGAAGTCGACGCGACGCGGGCGCGTTTCATGGCGGCGATGGCGGCATCGGATTTTGCGGCGCTGGCGGAGATTGTGGACCCGGATGCGGTGATGATCGGCGCAGGCAGCGCCGGGCATCTCGAAATGTACGCGGCGGCGGGCGAAGGTCTTGCGCCGGAATACCGGATCGAGATTTCGCCGCAGGAGTTCGTGATGATGGATCAGGAGTGGACGTTCGAACGCGGCACCACGATCCAGTCCTGGCAGCCAGAGGGGACGGAAGAACGGGTCGAGGTCCGGAATTCCTATCTCCTGATCCTTCGCAATTCGGATGGCCAGTGGAAACCCTACCGCGAAGTGGCGAGCGCCTTGCCGCCACCGGGCGGCTGGCCGGAAGACGGCGAATAG
- a CDS encoding LemA family protein, whose translation MLIGLGIIVAVLGFIILIYNGLVMKRQRVNQAFADVDVQLKQRQNLIPNLVETVKGYAKHEQETFQQVIAARNAAQSASTPGEMSQAEGMLTASLGKLFALAEAYPDLKANQNFIQLQNELSAIEDKLAAARRFYNSAVQDYNTSREQFPGSIIAGMFNFEGRDFFDVGVEGREALSTPPEVKF comes from the coding sequence ATGCTTATTGGTCTCGGTATTATCGTTGCCGTTCTTGGCTTTATCATCCTTATCTATAACGGGCTGGTGATGAAGCGGCAGCGGGTCAATCAGGCCTTTGCCGATGTCGATGTGCAGCTGAAGCAGCGCCAGAACCTGATCCCGAACCTGGTCGAGACGGTCAAAGGCTATGCCAAGCACGAGCAGGAAACCTTCCAGCAGGTGATCGCCGCCCGCAACGCCGCGCAGAGCGCTTCGACACCGGGAGAAATGAGCCAGGCTGAAGGCATGCTGACCGCATCGCTCGGCAAGCTGTTCGCCCTCGCCGAGGCCTATCCGGACCTGAAAGCCAACCAGAACTTCATCCAGCTGCAGAACGAGCTTTCCGCCATCGAAGACAAGCTGGCCGCGGCGCGCCGCTTCTACAACTCGGCCGTTCAGGACTACAACACCTCCCGCGAACAGTTCCCGGGCTCCATCATTGCCGGCATGTTCAATTTCGAAGGCCGCGACTTCTTCGATGTCGGCGTCGAAGGCCGCGAGGCCCTCAGCACACCGCCGGAAGTCAAGTTCTAG
- a CDS encoding VIT family protein: MAESPPHSDESYIHVEHHYFQRIGWLRAAVLGANDGILSTAGLVIGVASAEASTGAILTAGLAGLVAGAMSMAAGEYVSVSSQADLEKADLEIERAALKSHPDAELEELTGIYINRGLTPETAREVARQLTEHDALEAHARDELGMSDAVAARPVQAAFSSAASFTIGAILPILAALFAPAGLITPVVAVVSLISLAILGALSARAGGASKLKAASRVVFWGVAAMLVTGVIGHLFGTVV, translated from the coding sequence ATGGCAGAATCCCCACCGCATTCCGACGAGTCCTACATTCACGTGGAACACCACTATTTCCAGCGGATCGGCTGGCTGCGGGCGGCGGTTCTGGGCGCCAATGACGGCATCCTGTCGACTGCGGGTCTCGTAATCGGGGTCGCCTCGGCGGAAGCCTCGACAGGCGCCATCCTGACAGCGGGCCTCGCCGGCCTTGTGGCGGGCGCGATGTCGATGGCGGCCGGCGAATATGTCTCCGTCTCCTCTCAGGCAGACCTGGAGAAGGCAGACCTCGAAATCGAGCGGGCGGCCCTGAAGAGCCACCCGGACGCCGAGCTGGAAGAGCTGACCGGCATCTACATAAATCGCGGCCTGACGCCGGAGACCGCCCGCGAAGTGGCCCGGCAGCTGACCGAGCATGATGCCCTCGAAGCCCATGCCCGCGACGAGCTCGGCATGAGCGATGCGGTCGCCGCCCGGCCGGTGCAGGCGGCCTTCAGCTCCGCCGCCAGCTTCACCATCGGCGCCATCCTGCCGATCCTCGCCGCCCTGTTCGCGCCGGCTGGACTGATTACGCCCGTCGTGGCGGTGGTCTCGCTGATCAGCCTCGCAATCCTCGGCGCCCTCTCCGCAAGGGCCGGCGGGGCCAGCAAGCTGAAAGCCGCCTCCCGCGTCGTTTTCTGGGGCGTTGCAGCGATGCTGGTAACCGGGGTGATCGGCCACCTCTTCGGCACCGTGGTCTAG